In Pseudomonadota bacterium, the sequence TGAAGTAGAGAGCCAGGGATTTCTCCGAGGCACCGAAGAACGTGGGCGGGTTGGCTGCCACGATGTCGTCGATCTGGATCGGGAAAGTGGCCGCTACCAGGTCGTTGACGGGGAACTGGTTGATCACGTTGAAGCCGCTCGGCGCCGCGATGATGTCGCGCGACAGCACATCCGCGCAGCCGTTGCAGGCATCGAGGTTCTGGAAGACGAAGCCACTGGAGATAGCGTTCGTCGACACCTGATAATCGGTGTAGGAAGCCCCCACGGTGAGCGTTACGTCGTCCAGTTCCCAATCCAACGCCAGTTGGAACTGATCGATCTCGTTGTCGATCGCAATGTTGCGAATGACCGATCCCAGGGGCGAAAAGCCATCGACGTCCTGGAACTCATCGACGCCGGGGCGCGGATCGCCACCGCCGAATTGGTCGACGCCGCGGAAAGCGCCCGAATCGTCCACGATGATCGCCACGCCGCCGGGTGAGTAGGTCAGGTCGAAGTCGATGCCCAGGGGCCCCTGCAGAAGCTGCGTGTTGTCGTTGATCTGCCCGCCCGGCTGGCTCTGCGCCTGGGAGGTGTGTGCGTCGAAGCGCATGTTGAGCGAATCGGAGAGCTGCCAATCGATGTTGAGCCCGAAGGAGTCATTCTCGATGGCTAGCGTGTTCTCGTAGACGATGGCGTCCGCCGCCGTGTTCGTGCGCGTGGCACTCAGGACGCTGTTGTTCTCCGACAGCACCGTATTGAACACGCCCGGCGCCACCACGCCGAAGAGGCCGGTCTGGAAGCGGTCCTGCTCGCGGTCGAAGCGGGACAGGACGTAATCGAGGGTGATCAATACGTCGTCGTTGGGGGCGAACTGGGCAACGAACTGCGCGTTCGTGCGTTCCCGGGTGTTGTGCTGGATCTCGGAGATCTGCGTCACCGGACGGTAGACGAAGGGCGCGTCGCCGCAAGCCGAACTCTCATCGCCGCACCAGAACTCGTAGGGGCCGTCGTTGTCGTCCGGCGAGCCTTTCGGTTCATCTCGCAGCCAGCCATCGGTGTGCGTCGACAGCTCGCTCGAGTCGCGCTTGGAGTAGGAGAAGTTGGCGAGAATGCCGAAGCGGTCACCGCCGAAGGTGGTCGAGAACAAGCCGCCAACCTCAGGGGTGACCTCATCGCCCACCTCGACGGAGGAGTCGTGCGCAGCCGCGGCGCTGAAGAAGAACGTGGTCTTGTCGTAGTCGAAGGGACGCGCCGTGCGGATATCCACCGTCGCCCCGATACCGCCCGAGGGCACGTCAGGGCGCGCGGTCTTGTAGACGTTCACACCGGTGACCGACTCCGACGCGATCTCCGCAAAGTTGAACGCCCGACTCTGCGTTGCCGACGCGATGCTCTCCTGCTCCGGCGAGGAGGTCACGGGCATCTGGCGACCGTTCAGCGTGACCATGTTGAAGTTCGGACCCAGGCCGCGAACGGAGATCTGGTTGCCCTCGTTCTGGCGCCGATCGATCGATACACCTGGCACGCGTTGTAGCGACTCAGCCAGGTTGGTGTCCGGGAACTTGCCCAGATCCTCCG encodes:
- a CDS encoding TonB-dependent receptor; protein product: MTNNQVMNHVLVRATALAIALTVGKTALAQETSGAVEEVVTVGIRSSLTSAADIKRNESGVVDSITAEDLGKFPDTNLAESLQRVPGVSIDRRQNEGNQISVRGLGPNFNMVTLNGRQMPVTSSPEQESIASATQSRAFNFAEIASESVTGVNVYKTARPDVPSGGIGATVDIRTARPFDYDKTTFFFSAAAAHDSSVEVGDEVTPEVGGLFSTTFGGDRFGILANFSYSKRDSSELSTHTDGWLRDEPKGSPDDNDGPYEFWCGDESSACGDAPFVYRPVTQISEIQHNTRERTNAQFVAQFAPNDDVLITLDYVLSRFDREQDRFQTGLFGVVAPGVFNTVLSENNSVLSATRTNTAADAIVYENTLAIENDSFGLNIDWQLSDSLNMRFDAHTSQAQSQPGGQINDNTQLLQGPLGIDFDLTYSPGGVAIIVDDSGAFRGVDQFGGGDPRPGVDEFQDVDGFSPLGSVIRNIAIDNEIDQFQLALDWELDDVTLTVGASYTDYQVSTNAISSGFVFQNLDACNGCADVLSRDIIAAPSGFNVINQFPVNDLVAATFPIQIDDIVAANPPTFFGASEKSLALYFNLDHDFQLGGMDARISAGFRYEDTDVTGAAFQTFPQSLTISTSTEGTVNFDPDAEPEFFEVDGGYEVFLPAFDFQLRPREDVIARLSYGKSIARPDLNALRPLTTVSDYRPGTSTASGGNPDLNPYLADNIDLSLEWYYSPGSYAAITYFYKNVSDYISSEVVNDVILDADGNPLLDPQGRFDPTVIPNVAVTSEPGDPEAVFAITRPLNAQERSVNGLELSLQHLFGGSGFGMQLNYTLVSSDAEYDRSNFEQQAILIGLSDSANLVGFYENDRFSIRAAANWRDEFLFAENQLRATNEPVFFDEYLQIDLSASYQVTERLRVVAQALNLNGEDQVQRGRFDEQFLLRNQQRARFTLGIRGTF